Proteins encoded in a region of the Sphingomonas japonica genome:
- a CDS encoding Y-family DNA polymerase: MPVATRSAGLVSAPAASTLAPALGNPERRCELSQLHSATLAFPPRPLRWLFLDLNSYFASVEQQLNPDLRGRPVIVAPVDSDTTVAIAASIEAKRYGISTGTPVWEARRLCRDLIVTPARHEKYVEFHDAIVAEIWTHIPVTKVCSIDEVACRLLDNENDRDTAMALARRIKAGIRARVGECLQSSVGIAPNRLLAKLASDLQKPDGLTVFEALDLPHRLFDLKLRDIAGIGAKMERRLAQDGINEIEELCRRRPRDAGTAWGGTNGDRLWYLLHGVDLPEKPTQSRSIGHSHVLSPQKRGLEPTRLTARRLALKAASRLRRKGYRCRLLVLHGKFEDDKSNWHASVKLPSTQDSFVILSALDALFPRLAGAGRQRPGGFRLRMVGVTLCEIEPVVGEQGSLFAALDPDDPLARETRTLALSRAMDRMNERFGRNAVTVGPLGGGRLDRVGTKIAFGRIPDLDEFHE; this comes from the coding sequence ATGCCCGTTGCGACTCGCTCTGCCGGACTCGTCTCCGCCCCTGCGGCCAGCACCCTCGCGCCCGCCCTCGGCAACCCCGAACGTAGGTGTGAACTTTCTCAACTTCACTCCGCCACCCTGGCATTTCCACCGCGTCCGCTGCGCTGGCTGTTCCTCGATCTCAACAGCTATTTCGCCAGCGTCGAGCAGCAGCTGAACCCCGACCTGCGCGGTCGTCCGGTCATCGTCGCGCCGGTCGACAGCGACACCACCGTGGCGATCGCCGCATCGATCGAGGCGAAGCGCTACGGCATCTCGACCGGCACGCCGGTTTGGGAAGCGCGCCGCCTGTGCCGCGACCTGATCGTCACGCCCGCGCGGCACGAAAAATATGTCGAGTTCCACGACGCCATCGTTGCCGAGATCTGGACCCATATTCCGGTCACGAAGGTCTGCTCGATCGACGAGGTCGCCTGCCGCCTGCTCGACAACGAGAATGACCGCGACACGGCAATGGCGCTCGCGCGGCGGATCAAGGCGGGGATCCGTGCGCGGGTCGGCGAATGCCTGCAAAGCTCGGTCGGCATCGCCCCCAACCGCCTGCTCGCCAAGCTCGCGTCGGATCTGCAAAAGCCCGATGGACTGACCGTGTTCGAGGCACTCGACCTGCCCCACCGCCTGTTCGACCTCAAGCTGCGCGACATTGCCGGGATCGGCGCGAAGATGGAGCGGCGGCTGGCGCAGGACGGGATCAACGAGATCGAGGAGCTTTGCCGCCGCCGTCCGCGGGATGCGGGCACGGCGTGGGGCGGAACCAATGGCGATCGCCTGTGGTATCTGCTCCACGGCGTCGACCTGCCGGAAAAGCCGACGCAGAGCCGATCGATCGGCCACAGCCATGTGCTCAGCCCGCAGAAGCGCGGGCTGGAACCGACCCGGCTGACCGCCCGCCGCCTCGCTCTCAAGGCGGCATCGCGGCTTCGGCGAAAGGGTTATCGCTGCCGGCTGCTGGTGCTTCACGGCAAGTTCGAGGACGACAAGAGCAACTGGCACGCATCGGTCAAATTGCCGAGCACGCAGGACAGCTTTGTCATCCTGTCGGCGCTCGACGCCCTGTTTCCGCGCCTTGCAGGCGCGGGGCGGCAGCGTCCCGGAGGGTTTCGGCTGCGCATGGTCGGCGTCACGCTGTGCGAGATCGAGCCGGTGGTAGGCGAGCAGGGTTCGCTGTTCGCCGCGCTCGACCCCGACGATCCGCTTGCGCGCGAGACGCGCACGCTGGCGCTCAGCCGCGCGATGGACCGCATGAACGAACGCTTCGGGCGCAACGCCGTCACGGTCGGCCCGCTGGGCGGCGGCCGCCTCGACCGCGTCGGCACCAAGATCGCGTTCGGGCGCATCCCCGACCTCGACGAGTTCCACGAATAG